Below is a window of Agrobacterium vitis DNA.
CGGATGCCGAAAGCGATCGTATAGGCGTCGAATTGATTGGCCTCGAAGGGCAGGGCCTCGGCATTGGCCTCAACGAAGGTGAGATTGTCGGAGAGGCCTTTTTTCTGGGCCCGCTCCTGGCCGACGCCCAGCATGGAACCGTTGATGTCGAGCACTGTGGCATGGGCAAGCCTGCGCGAGGCCTCGATGATGCGAAAGGCGATGTCGCCCGTGCCGCCGGCCACGTCCAGCACCTTGTAGCCGGCATCCTTGCGCGGGTTGAGCGCGGCAATCAGCGCATCCTTCCAGACCCGGTGCATGCCCGCCGACATCACGTCGTTCATGATGTCGTAGCGCTTGGCAACCTTGTGGAACACGTCGTTGACAAGACCCTGCTTTTCGCCTTCCGCCACATCGCGGAAGCCGTAGGAGGTTTCCATGCCGCCATCGGCGGAGGTGCGGCTTGCGACCATCGGCTCAACTCCATTCTCTCTAAAACTACACCAGCGACCTTGGCGAAGCCCGGTCCCTTGCACTATGTCTGCGGCACGATTGCAATCGCCTGTCGGGATATT
It encodes the following:
- the ubiE gene encoding bifunctional demethylmenaquinone methyltransferase/2-methoxy-6-polyprenyl-1,4-benzoquinol methylase UbiE — encoded protein: MVASRTSADGGMETSYGFRDVAEGEKQGLVNDVFHKVAKRYDIMNDVMSAGMHRVWKDALIAALNPRKDAGYKVLDVAGGTGDIAFRIIEASRRLAHATVLDINGSMLGVGQERAQKKGLSDNLTFVEANAEALPFEANQFDAYTIAFGIRNVPRIDVALSEAYRVLKRGGRLLVLEFSEVQMPLLDRFYDQWSFKAIPRFGKMITGEAEPYQYLVESIRKFPNQQDFAAMITKAGFSKVSFTNYTGGIAALHSGWKI